In Spinacia oleracea cultivar Varoflay chromosome 5, BTI_SOV_V1, whole genome shotgun sequence, a single window of DNA contains:
- the LOC110784639 gene encoding proteasome subunit alpha type-4 isoform X1, translating to MSRRYDSRTTIFSPEGRLYQVEYAMEAIGNAGSAIGILAKDGVVLIGEKKVTSKLLQTSTSTEKMYKIDDHVACAVAGIMSDANILINTARVQAQRYTFSYQEPMPVEQLVQSLCDTKQGYTQFGGLRPFGVSFLFAGWDKNYGFQLYMSDPSGNYGGWKATAIGANNQAAQSMLKQDYKDDVTREDAVKLALKVLSKTMDSTSLTSEKLELAEVYLLPSGKVKYQVHSPESLNRLLTESGLTQPAAETS from the coding sequence ATGTCTCGGAGGTATGATAGCCGTACAACAATCTTCTCCCCTGAAGGTCGACTTTACCAGGTGGAGTATGCAATGGAGGCGATTGGGAATGCTGGGAGTGCCATAGGGATTTTGGCAAAAGATGGTGTTGTTTTGATTGGTGAGAAAAAGGTGACTTCTAAGCTTCTTCAGACCTCCACCTCAACCGAAAAGATGTACAAGATCGACGATCATGTAGCTTGTGCTGTGGCTGGTATAATGTCTGATGCAAACATTCTTATCAATACAGCTCGTGTCCAAGCTCAGCGTTACACATTTTCTTACCAAGAACCGATGCCTGTTGAGCAGCTTGTTCAGTCTCTTTGTGATACCAAGCAGGGTTACACTCAGTTTGGTGGGCTACGACCATTTGGTGTTTCATTTCTGTTTGCTGGGTGGGATAAGAACTATGGGTTCCAACTTTACATGAGTGACCCAAGTGGGAATTATGGTGGCTGGAAAGCTACTGCTATCGGAGCAAACAACCAAGCTGCACAGTCAATGCTTAAGCAGGACTACAAGGATGATGTTACTCGGGAAGATGCTGTTAAGCTTGCTTTGAAGGTTCTCAGCAAGACAATGGACAGCACAAGTCTTACTTCTGAGAAGCTAGAATTGGCTGAGGTTTACCTTCTGCCTTCTGGAAAAGTCAAGTACCAGGTACACTCTCCAGAATCCTTGAACAGGTTGTTGACCGAGTCTGGGCTGACTCAACCTGCTGCTGAAACCTCTTGA
- the LOC110784593 gene encoding pathogenesis-related thaumatin-like protein 3.5 has product MAINCSSFAFLLVSLLFLGVSTNRASGTVFTLLNTCPYTVWPGTLTGNGPSLLGEGSLTLTPGSTIQVNPPAGWSGRFWARTGCNFDTTGAGTCSTGDCGGLECVGGGAPPVSLVEFTLNGAGGQDFYDVSLVDGYNVGIGVKPTGSGTGNCEYAGCVADLNGSCPPELQITNDGGVVVACKSACAAFNSPEYCCTGDHGSPQTCTPTQYSEMFKNACPTAYSYAYDDASSTCTCTGSDYLITFCPSVV; this is encoded by the exons ATGGCGATCAATTGCAGCAGCTTTGCTTTCCTCTTGGTTTCTCTCCTCTTCTTAG GTGTTTCAACAAACAGGGCATCAGGAACCGTGTTCACACTCCTCAACACATGCCCCTACACCGTCTGGCCCGGCACATTGACCGGAAACGGTCCATCACTCCTCGGAGAAGGTAGCCTGACACTAACCCCCGGCTCAACAATACAAGTCAATCCCCCAGCAGGCTGGTCAGGCCGTTTCTGGGCCAGAACAGGATGCAACTTCGACACAACAGGTGCAGGAACCTGCTCAACCGGTGACTGCGGAGGACTCGAATGCGTTGGCGGAGGTGCCCCACCCGTGTCCCTAGTTGAGTTCACCCTAAACGGGGCCGGTGGTCAAGACTTCTACGACGTAAGCCTAGTAGATGGGTACAATGTAGGGATAGGAGTCAAGCCTACAGGGTCTGGAACTGGAAACTGTGAGTACGCAGGCTGTGTAGCTGACCTTAACGGATCCTGCCCACCCGAACTACAAATCACAAACGACGGAGGGGTAGTGGTGGCTTGTAAGAGTGCGTGCGCAGCTTTTAACAGTCCGGAATATTGTTGTACTGGTGATCATGGAAGCCCACAGACGTGTACGCCTACGCAATACTCGGAGATGTTTAAGAATGCGTGTCCAACGGCTTACAGTTACGCCTACGATGACGCCTCTAGCACCTGCACTTGTACCGGTTCTGATTATTTGATTACTTTCTGCCCATCAGTTGTCTGA
- the LOC110784641 gene encoding uncharacterized protein, with protein sequence MLLSFLSPLHLSSTALIPHRRFTSAALRTQPPPPPPSAPPQSPPNSLSLNPNNLNSSAPPPSLSCALQCPHFQSCSGCTHEYDLHHPSVVDEAAEFFKRHGVFDFTFDSCRLYGWRCRAKLAVRGSSANPLIGLYEEGTHNVVDIPECRAHHPNINAAVELLRKGIAELEVEPYDEDLGTGELRYVQMVVTTHMSSLPFSERYRNGKVQVTLVWNSRSETTPNSEKLNSLANFLWTNGGQRNKINLIHSIWANFQTSSSNIIFGNRWRHLVGERDFWEHVGGIDIYLTPSSFGQANTRAFDSLLRKLHKYVPYGSSVTDLYGGAGVIGLSLAVTKKCRSVRCVEINKESKHCFEKTVSRLPNVGDSNMSWHNVDASLEPLSWLMGSDVVVVDPPRKGLDDSLISALQSLSSVKRKAVTSTSSASNTKEEKRPWVLREREGSVSIQGSANRSESDLLPQTLVYISCGWDSFKKDCKQLLSHKAWHLDKAHGFNFFPGTESIEILAIFKRDSGLTPKKKVSKIKKPKKSSRG encoded by the exons atgctactctcctttctctctcctctccaccTCTCTTCCACCGCTCTCATTCCTCACCGCCGCTTCACTTCCGCCGCTCTGCGCACCCAGCCACCACCTCCTCCACCATCAGCACCGCCACAATCACCACCCAATTCTCTCTCCTTAAACCCTAACAACCTCAATTCTTCAGCTCctcctccctctctctcttGCGCTCTTCAATGTCCTCATTTTCAGTC CTGTTCAGGTTGCACGCACGAGTATGACCTCCATCATCCAAGTGTAGTAGACGAGGCTGCTGAGTTTTTCAAGCGGCACGGTGTCTTCGATTTCACTTTCGACAGTTGTAGATTG TATGGTTGGAGATGTCGGGCGAAGCTTGCTGTTCGTGGTTCATCAGCAAACCCTTTAATCGGTTTGTATGAGGAGGGTACCCATAATGTTGTGGACATTCCCGAATGCAGAG CTCATCATCCCAACATTAATGCAGCTGTTGAGCTACTTCGAAAAG GTATTGCTGAACTGGAAGTAGAGCCTTATGATGAAGACTTGGGGACGGGTGAACTACGATATGTGCAA ATGGTCGTGACAACACATATGTCCTCCCTTCCATTTTCTGAAAGATATAGAAATG GTAAAGTGCAGGTGACGTTGGTTTGGAACTCAAGAAGTGAAACCACACCAAACTCTGAAAAACTAAATTCTTTGGCCAAT TTTCTATGGACAAATGGTGGCCAAAGGAACAAAATTAATCTAATTCACTCCATTTGGGCTAATTTTCAGACATCAAGCAGCAAT ATTATTTTTGGCAATAGATGGAGACATCTTGTTGGTGAAAGAGACTTTTGGGAGCATGTTGGCGGAATTGATATCTACCTGACTCCTTCGAGCTTTGGACAAGCAAATACGCGG GCCTTTGATTCATTGCTCCGAAAGCTACATAAGTATGTTCCATATGGTTCATCAGTAACTGATTTGTATGGAGGAGCTGGTGTTATTGGATTATCGTTAGCTGTCACAAAAAAATGCAG AAGTGTCAGGTGTGTTGAGATTAATAAGGAGTCAAAGCACTGCTTTGAGAAGACAGTCAGCCGTTTACCAAATGTCGGTGATAGCAACATGAGCTGGCACAATGTAGATGCTTCTCTG GAACCTCTTTCATGGTTGATGGGATCTGATGTAGTTGTGGTTGATCCTCCCAGAAAAGGGCTGGATGATTCACTGATTAGTGCATTACAGAGCTTATCATCAGTAAAGCGTAAGGCGGTTACATCTACCAG TTCTGCCTCAAATACGAAAGAGGAAAAAAGACCGTGGGTCTTGCGAGAAAGGGAAGGTTCTGTCAGCATACAAGGCTCAGCAAATAGGTCTGAAAGTGATCTGCTGCCTCAAACACTTGTTTATATAAGCTGTGGATGGGATAGCTTCAAAAAG GATTGCAAACAGTTGTTATCACACAAGGCTTGGCATTTGGATAAAGCTCACGGCTTTAACTTCTTTCCTGGAACAGAGAG TATTGAAATTTTGGCCATATTTAAAAGGGATTCTGGGCTGACTCCTAAAAAAAAGGTATCCAAGATCAAGAAGCCTAAGAAATCATCACGAGGATAA
- the LOC110784640 gene encoding chloride channel protein CLC-b, which yields MEEAGEPPSNNANSNVIDDETTRCSVTQQSMEADEADANGEADLENNSLHQPLLKRNRTLSASHLAMVGAKVSYIESLDYEINENDLFRQDWRSRSKIQVLQYVFLKWKLAFLVGLLTGLIATLINLAVENIAGYKLLLVSGYVEQKRYVMGLIILTGANFLLTLSATVLVVFFAPTAAGPGIPEIKAYLNGIDTPNMYGLPTLLVKIIGSIGAVSAGLDLGKEGPLVHIGTCIASLLGQGGTEKHRVKWRWYRYMNNDRDRRDLITCGSSAGVCAAFRSPVGGVLFALEEVATWWRSALLWRTFFSTAVVVVVLRAFIEYCSSGKCGLFGNGGLILFDVSNVTVSYHLMDIFPVALIGLIGGVLGSLYNYALHKVLRLYSLINERGKLAKILLSLTVSVFTSVCMYGLPFLVSCTKCDPSISNSVCSTTGRTGNYKRFNCPKGYYNDLASLLFSTNDDAVRNIFSTNTPGEFHPVSLLIYFVLYCILGLFTFGIAVPSGLFLPIILIGSAYGRLLGIAMGTYSKIDRGLYAVLGAASLMAGSMRMTVSLCVIFLELTNNLLLLPITMLVLLIAKSVGDCFNLSIYEIILELKGLPFLDANPEPWMRNITVGELADVKPPLVTLRGVEKVSRIVDVLKNTTHNGFPVIDDHTTIPTSDGIKARELHGLILRAHLVAVLKKKWFLEQPRKTEEWEVREKFTWVELAERDLDFEQVAITKQEMGMYVDLHPFTNKTPYTVIEDMSAAKAMVLFRQVALRHMLIVPKYQGDGIYPVIGILTRQDLRAHNIQTVFPQVARSKGREKQK from the exons ATGGAAGAAGCTGGAGAACCACCATCAAATAACGCCAACTCAAATGTGATAGACGACGAGACAACTCGTTGTTCGGTCACTCAGCAAAGTATGGAAGCCGATGAGGCTGATGCAAATGGAGAAGCAGACCTGGAAAATAATTCATTACATCAACCTCTGTTAAAGAGAAACAGAACACTATCTGCTAGTCACTTAGCTATGGTGGGAGCAAAGGTTTCTTATATCGAAAGCCTTGATTACGA GATCAATGAGAATGATCTGTTCCGGCAAGACTGGAGAAGTCGATCTAAAATTCAAGTATTACAATATGTATTCTTGAAATGGAAACTTGCATTTCTGGTGGGACTGTTAACTGGTCTTATTGCTACACTTATAAATCTTGCAGTTGAGAATATTGCTGGATACAAGTTGCTCCTAGTATCTGGCTATGTTGAGCAGAAGAG GTATGTGATGGGGTTGATTATTTTGACAGGGGCTAACTTTCTACTGACTCTGAGTGCTACAGTGTTAGTTGTTTTCTTTGCTCCCACTGCTGCTGGACCTGGTATACCTGAAATCAAAGCTTACCTTAATGGTATTGATACTCCCAACATGTATGGGTTACCAACCTTGCTTGTTAAG ATAATTGGGAGCATTGGAGCAGTCTCTGCTGGCTTGGACCTCGGTAAAGAAGGGCCGTTAGTGCACATTGGAACATGCATTGCATCCTTGCTTGGCCAGGGTGGAACAGAAAAGCATCGTGTTAAATGGCGGTGGTATCGCTACATGAACAATGACAGGGATCGGAGAGATTTAATCACCTGCGGTTCTTCTGCAGGAGTGTGTGCAGCTTTTAGATCCCCAGTGGGAGGTGTTCTCTTTGCTCTGGAAGAAGTGGCAACGTGGTGGAGGAGTGCGCTCCTTTGGAGAACCTTCTTTAGCACAGCAGTTGTGGTGGTAGTGCTCAGAGCTTTCATTGAGTACTGCAGTTCTGGAAAATGTGGACTTTTCGGCAATGGAGGACTCATCTTGTTTGATGTGAGCAATGTTACTGTGAGTTACCACCTAATGGATATCTTCCCTGTCGCCCTCATAGGACTCATCGGTGGTGTTCTCGGAAGTCTTTACAACTATGCCCTGCACAAAGTTCTCAGACTTTACAGTCTCATCAACGA GAGGGGAAAGTTAGCAAAGATCCTTCTAAGTCTTACGGTCTCAGTTTTTACCTCTGTATGCATGTATGGCCTGCCGTTTCTTGTGAGTTGCACAAAATGTGATCCCTCCATATCAAATTCCGTTTGCTCCACAACTGGAAGAACAGGAAATTACAAGAGATTCAACTGCCCAAAAGGCTATTACAATGACCTTGCCAGCTTACTCTTTTCCACAAACGATGATGCTGTTCGAAATATCTTCTCTACAAATACCCCAGGAGAGTTTCACCCAGTCTCTCTGTTGATATACTTTGTGTTGTACTGTATCCTGGGACTCTTTACCTTTGGAATAGCTGTACCTTCTGGACTCTTCCTACCAATCATTCTCATAGGTTCAGCATACGGACGTTTGCTTGGCATTGCTATGGGAACTTACTCAAAGATTGACAGAGGGCTTTATGCAGTCCTAGGTGCAGCATCTCTCATGGCTGGCTCGATGAGAATGACTGTGTCACTTTGTGTGATTTTCCTTGAACTAACCAACAACCTCTTGTTACTCCCCATAACGATGCTCGTGCTTCTCATTGCAAAATCAGTGGGAGATTGCTTCAACCTCAGCATCTATGAGATCATACTAGAGCTAAAAGGCTTACCTTTCTTAGATGCAAACCCTGAACCATGGATGAGGAATATCACTGTTGGAGAGCTTGCTGATGTTAAGCCACCATTAGTTACCCTTCGAGGAGTTGAAAAGGTATCACGAATTGTAGATGTCCTGAAAAATACTACACACAATGGTTTCCCAGTCATAGATGATCATACAACAATCCCAACAAGTGACGGTATAAAGGCAAGAGAGCTGCATGGGCTAATTTTAAGAGCTCACCTCGTAGCTGTGCTGAAGAAAAAGTGGTTTCTGGAGCAGCCAAGAAAAACAGAGGAATGGGAAGTGAGAGAGAAATTTACCTGGGTTGAATTAGCAGAAAGAGACCTCGACTTTGAACAAGTAGCCATAACAAAGCAAGAAATGGGGATGTATGTCGATCTGCACCCTTTCACAAACAAAACTCCTTATACCGTGATAGAGGATATGTCAGCTGCAAAGGCAATGGTATTGTTCAGGCAGGTTGCACTTCGCCATATGCTCATTGTACCAAAGTACCAAGGTGACGGG ATATATCCTGTAATAGGAATCTTAACAAGGCAAGATTTAAGAGCCCACAATATTCAAACTGTGTTCCCTCAAGTAGCAAGATCCAAAGGCAGAGAAAAGCAAAAATGA